The following coding sequences are from one Paenibacillus sp. FSL R5-0912 window:
- the iolB gene encoding 5-deoxy-glucuronate isomerase encodes MSELIIKAGAPDQDGLVAAVSPESAGWKYVGFEVYQLQAGDTLDRRAEGNEVCLVLLAGKADIRVDGELFAGIGGRMSVFEDMAPYAVYVPAGANYKVTALTELELAACLAPGTGKYPARLITPSDAVAEDRGYGSMSRRVVNILPEQSVAESLLVVEVRTGGGNWSSYPPHKHDRDNLPEESYLEETYYHRVNPAHGFVVQRVYNDDRSLDETLAVTDRSIVLVPEGYHPVSAPPGYDSYYLNVMAGPVRTWVFHNDPDHEWLFKSGQGAAAVED; translated from the coding sequence ATGTCCGAACTAATCATTAAGGCTGGAGCGCCAGACCAGGATGGACTTGTGGCTGCGGTCAGCCCGGAGAGTGCCGGGTGGAAGTATGTAGGATTTGAGGTGTACCAATTGCAGGCCGGGGATACACTGGACCGCAGGGCAGAAGGGAACGAGGTCTGTCTGGTACTGCTTGCGGGCAAGGCGGATATCCGGGTGGATGGCGAGCTGTTCGCGGGTATCGGCGGGCGTATGTCGGTCTTTGAAGACATGGCACCATACGCTGTGTATGTTCCGGCGGGAGCGAATTACAAGGTTACAGCACTGACAGAGCTGGAGCTTGCAGCCTGTCTTGCTCCGGGAACGGGCAAATACCCGGCCCGGCTGATTACGCCATCCGATGCGGTTGCAGAGGATCGGGGGTATGGCAGTATGTCGCGCAGGGTCGTTAATATCCTGCCTGAGCAGAGTGTAGCTGAGAGTCTGCTGGTGGTGGAGGTGCGCACGGGCGGCGGCAACTGGTCCAGCTATCCGCCGCATAAGCATGACCGCGATAATCTGCCGGAGGAATCCTATCTGGAGGAAACCTACTATCACAGGGTGAATCCCGCCCATGGCTTTGTGGTGCAGCGGGTCTACAATGACGACCGCAGCCTAGACGAGACTCTGGCTGTAACCGACCGGAGCATCGTGCTTGTTCCGGAAGGGTATCACCCCGTCTCTGCGCCGCCGGGTTATGATTCGTATTATCTTAACGTGATGGCGGGTCCGGTCCGCACCTGGGTATTCCATAATGATCCAGATCATGAATGGCTGTTCAAGTCGGGGCAGGGCGCGGCTGCTGTGGAAGATTGA
- the iolC gene encoding 5-dehydro-2-deoxygluconokinase — translation MNGLQFDPTRQLDLIAIGRLCIDLNANETGRPMEETMTFTKYVGGSPANIVIGAARLGMRTGFIGKIADDQMGRFIRSYLQKGGIDDSQVSVDRTGAVTGLAFTEIKSPQECSILMYRDHVADLLLKPEEISEEYIRSSKALLISGTALAQSPSREAVFLALEFARKHGLTVFFDLDYRPYTWTSKAETAVYYNLAAEKCDCIIGTRDEFDMMENLYNLAGADDKATAARWFAHQAELVVIKHGGSGSISYTADGQSHRSGIFPAKVLKTFGAGDSYASAFIHSLMNGHSVSEAMRRGSASASIVISRHSCSDAMPTLNELEDFLLSNEEITSGAQ, via the coding sequence ATGAACGGTTTACAGTTCGACCCTACCCGGCAGCTGGATTTAATCGCCATTGGCCGGCTTTGTATAGATCTGAACGCCAATGAAACCGGGAGACCGATGGAAGAGACGATGACCTTCACCAAATATGTCGGCGGCTCTCCGGCCAATATTGTAATCGGTGCAGCGCGTCTGGGTATGCGTACCGGCTTCATCGGCAAGATTGCCGATGACCAGATGGGCCGGTTCATCCGCAGCTATCTGCAGAAGGGCGGCATAGATGACAGTCAGGTGAGCGTTGACCGGACGGGTGCGGTGACGGGGCTGGCTTTTACAGAAATTAAGAGCCCGCAGGAATGCAGCATTCTCATGTACCGGGATCATGTGGCCGATCTCCTGCTGAAGCCAGAGGAAATCTCGGAGGAGTATATCCGCAGCTCCAAAGCGCTGCTCATCTCCGGCACCGCTCTCGCGCAGAGCCCTTCCCGTGAAGCGGTATTCCTGGCGCTGGAGTTTGCCCGCAAGCATGGGCTTACTGTATTTTTTGATCTCGATTACCGGCCGTATACCTGGACTTCGAAAGCTGAAACGGCGGTCTATTATAACCTGGCGGCTGAGAAATGTGACTGTATTATCGGGACCCGGGACGAATTCGATATGATGGAAAACCTCTATAATCTCGCAGGTGCGGACGATAAGGCAACGGCGGCACGCTGGTTCGCGCATCAGGCAGAGCTGGTGGTCATCAAGCATGGCGGCAGCGGATCGATCTCTTATACCGCGGATGGGCAAAGCCATAGAAGCGGTATTTTTCCGGCTAAGGTGCTGAAGACGTTCGGTGCAGGTGATTCCTATGCCTCGGCCTTCATCCACAGTCTGATGAACGGGCACAGTGTCAGTGAGGCGATGCGGCGCGGCAGTGCGTCGGCATCCATCGTCATCTCCCGCCATAGCTGCTCCGATGCCATGCCAACCCTCAACGAGCTGGAAGACTTCCTGCTCTCGAACGAGGAGATTACATCAGGCGCACAATAA
- a CDS encoding CoA-acylating methylmalonate-semialdehyde dehydrogenase encodes MTVPTAQILKNYIDGQWVEADTAQTEQVVNPATGEELGRVPLSSRADVDRAVAAAKAAFAGWSSTPVPRRARILFKYQQLLVENWEPLAKIITLENGKSFKEAYGEVQRGIECVEFAAGAPTLMMGRQLPDIATGIESGMYRYPIGVVGGITPFNFPMMVPCWMFPLAIACGNTFVLKPSERTPLLAARLAELLEEAGLPKGVLNVVNGAHEVVNGLLEHPDVKAISFVGSQPVAEYVYKKGTDHLKRVQALAGAKNHSIVLADANLEASASQIVNAAFGSAGERCMACSVVTVQEEVADELISILLRECNSMTIGNGLQEDTFLGPVIRQGHKDRTVAYIEQGIAEGAKLLRDGREDAAVQEAGYFIGPTLFDGVTEEMKIWQEEVFAPVLSVIRVKDVAEAVEIANRSRFANGACIFTNDGGKVRYFREHIESGMLGVNVGVPAPMAFFPFSGWKDSFYGDLHANGSDGVEFYTRKKVVTARWQ; translated from the coding sequence ATGACAGTGCCAACTGCACAAATACTGAAGAATTATATTGACGGACAATGGGTAGAAGCGGATACAGCGCAGACGGAGCAGGTAGTTAATCCGGCGACGGGTGAGGAGCTGGGCAGAGTTCCCCTGTCTTCGAGAGCAGATGTGGACCGGGCGGTGGCGGCGGCAAAAGCAGCTTTTGCCGGATGGTCCAGTACGCCGGTGCCGCGCAGGGCACGGATTCTGTTCAAATACCAGCAGCTGCTGGTTGAGAATTGGGAGCCGCTGGCGAAAATCATCACACTGGAGAACGGTAAAAGCTTCAAAGAAGCCTATGGCGAAGTGCAGCGCGGCATTGAATGTGTAGAATTCGCGGCAGGCGCCCCGACGCTGATGATGGGCCGGCAGCTGCCGGATATTGCGACTGGGATCGAGTCCGGCATGTACCGCTATCCGATCGGGGTGGTCGGCGGGATTACCCCGTTTAATTTTCCGATGATGGTGCCCTGCTGGATGTTTCCGCTGGCGATTGCCTGTGGCAACACCTTTGTGCTGAAGCCTTCGGAGCGTACACCGCTGCTGGCGGCACGCCTCGCTGAACTGCTGGAGGAAGCCGGACTTCCGAAGGGCGTGCTGAATGTAGTGAACGGTGCGCATGAGGTGGTGAACGGCCTGCTGGAGCATCCTGATGTGAAGGCGATTTCTTTTGTCGGATCGCAGCCGGTGGCAGAGTATGTCTATAAAAAAGGGACAGACCATCTGAAACGCGTCCAGGCTCTGGCCGGAGCGAAGAACCATTCGATCGTACTGGCGGACGCGAACCTGGAGGCATCGGCTTCCCAGATTGTGAATGCGGCCTTCGGCTCTGCCGGGGAACGCTGTATGGCCTGTTCTGTGGTGACGGTGCAGGAGGAAGTGGCCGATGAGCTGATCTCCATCCTATTGCGTGAATGCAACAGCATGACCATCGGGAATGGCCTGCAGGAGGATACGTTTCTTGGGCCGGTGATCCGGCAGGGGCATAAAGACCGGACGGTTGCCTACATTGAACAGGGGATCGCGGAAGGGGCGAAGCTGCTCAGGGATGGCCGGGAGGATGCTGCGGTGCAGGAAGCGGGTTATTTTATCGGGCCAACGTTGTTTGACGGAGTGACGGAGGAGATGAAGATCTGGCAGGAGGAGGTCTTTGCGCCGGTGCTGTCGGTCATCCGGGTGAAGGATGTCGCTGAGGCGGTGGAGATTGCGAACCGCTCGCGGTTTGCGAATGGAGCGTGTATTTTCACCAATGATGGCGGCAAAGTCCGCTATTTCCGCGAGCATATCGAATCCGGGATGCTGGGTGTCAATGTAGGCGTACCGGCACCGATGGCCTTCTTCCCGTTCTCGGGCTGGAAGGATTCATTCTACGGCGATCTTCATGCGAACGGAAGCGACGGGGTGGAATTCTATACGCGCAAAAAAGTGGTCACCGCCCGTTGGCAGTAG
- a CDS encoding GNAT family N-acetyltransferase — MELQIVNGPETDHHKSYVTNKMIEFNLKHFPDELKGRYQEVNLLLQDTAGHIYGGLVGEICWNWLEVHYLFVEEACRTFGYGKKLLSAAETMAKEKQCDFIKLDTLSFQALDFYLKQGFEVFGTIHNAGGYSHYYLTKEISQKS; from the coding sequence ATGGAATTGCAGATCGTTAACGGGCCGGAGACAGACCACCACAAGTCTTATGTGACCAACAAGATGATTGAATTTAATCTCAAGCATTTCCCTGATGAGTTGAAGGGCAGATACCAGGAAGTGAACCTGCTATTACAAGATACGGCTGGACATATTTACGGCGGATTGGTCGGTGAGATATGTTGGAACTGGTTAGAGGTGCACTATCTTTTTGTGGAAGAGGCCTGCCGGACATTCGGATACGGTAAGAAACTGCTCTCAGCAGCTGAAACAATGGCTAAGGAGAAACAATGTGATTTCATCAAATTAGACACCTTGAGCTTTCAGGCATTGGACTTCTACCTGAAGCAAGGCTTCGAGGTATTTGGAACGATACATAACGCTGGCGGCTACTCTCACTATTATTTGACCAAAGAAATCTCTCAAAAAAGCTAA
- a CDS encoding LacI family DNA-binding transcriptional regulator has translation MKPTIYDVAREAGVSIATVSKVLNKSGRISVNTREKVGRVMAELNYQPSMVASALTNRRTGTIGLMIPDIANPFFAETARGIEDYAQEQGSDLIVCSTDRSDEKAARYISLLLRKRVDGLIIASHPGNPELIRGMVADHVPLVLFSADIRSLESNSVTVDDYKGGYQATEYLLSLGHRRLGIISDNLPGSKLRVEGFLDALKAGGIACDNPANMIHTSATLENGRTAAAEMLNQATEIRPTAIFACNDLLAIGVLKEARSAGLSIPRDLSVVGFDNTVLAEICHPTLTSIAQPLREMTEQAMILLNESISNPASPKRKIMLMPELVIRHSTGPVPQ, from the coding sequence ATGAAACCTACGATCTATGATGTGGCACGGGAAGCGGGAGTCTCCATCGCTACCGTGTCCAAGGTATTGAATAAGAGCGGACGGATCAGTGTCAATACGCGGGAAAAGGTAGGGCGGGTCATGGCGGAGCTGAACTATCAGCCGAGCATGGTAGCTTCCGCCCTGACCAACCGCCGGACAGGGACCATCGGGCTGATGATTCCCGATATTGCCAATCCTTTTTTTGCTGAGACAGCCCGTGGTATCGAGGATTATGCCCAGGAACAGGGCAGTGACTTAATCGTGTGCAGTACGGACCGCAGTGATGAGAAGGCCGCACGGTATATCTCGCTGCTGCTGCGCAAACGGGTGGACGGCCTGATCATTGCTTCCCATCCCGGGAATCCTGAGCTGATTCGTGGGATGGTGGCCGATCATGTGCCGCTCGTGCTGTTCTCAGCAGATATCCGCAGCTTGGAGAGCAACAGTGTCACGGTGGATGATTATAAAGGCGGCTATCAGGCAACAGAATATTTACTGTCCCTCGGCCACCGTAGGCTGGGGATAATCTCCGACAATCTGCCGGGGAGCAAGCTGCGTGTGGAAGGTTTCCTTGATGCGCTGAAGGCGGGGGGAATTGCTTGTGACAATCCGGCGAATATGATACACACCTCGGCTACGCTGGAGAACGGGCGGACAGCAGCAGCAGAGATGCTGAATCAGGCCACAGAAATCCGCCCTACAGCCATCTTTGCCTGCAATGACCTGCTGGCGATCGGGGTGCTCAAGGAGGCGCGCAGTGCCGGCCTGTCCATTCCCCGCGACCTGTCTGTAGTAGGCTTCGACAATACGGTGCTGGCAGAAATCTGCCATCCCACATTAACCAGTATCGCCCAGCCTTTGCGCGAGATGACAGAGCAGGCGATGATTCTGCTGAATGAATCGATCAGTAATCCGGCCAGCCCCAAGCGGAAGATTATGCTGATGCCGGAACTGGTAATCCGCCATTCTACAGGCCCGGTTCCGCAATAA
- a CDS encoding phosphotransferase enzyme family protein, producing the protein MEERILLFLNETYQVEFYKIEAVTNEMYRCHSRKGIFYVRITNYKTYEEQLEELKWTHYLFHQGVGVAEIVPSSKGSFLEPLSLDEEQLCVVFKAAPGIHLPRTEWNEAVFRVLGQQIGRMHRVSKGYMNAEATVTIRHWYESKEYDFLKYIPVEEKSIREIAAGVVAQIKELPQDQTNYGLIHGDLWLENILVDRDSALTMIDFQDCEQHFYIYDLVVPIYSALEYSFMGGGNLRDYERSITKALLEGYQEEYNLSSEMLTKFPLFLKLKECFEYNQMHRYWNFKELSEAEVRILNLYRNKIETRWGTGALDEQ; encoded by the coding sequence ATGGAAGAACGAATATTGTTATTTTTAAACGAGACCTACCAAGTAGAGTTCTATAAGATTGAAGCAGTAACCAATGAAATGTACCGTTGTCACTCCCGAAAGGGTATCTTCTACGTCCGAATAACAAATTACAAGACCTATGAAGAACAATTAGAAGAGCTTAAGTGGACCCATTATTTATTCCACCAAGGTGTAGGTGTCGCAGAGATTGTACCCTCGAGCAAGGGTTCATTTCTTGAACCTTTAAGCCTGGACGAAGAACAGCTGTGCGTTGTATTTAAGGCTGCACCCGGAATCCATCTGCCGCGGACAGAGTGGAATGAAGCTGTATTTAGAGTGCTTGGACAACAAATCGGCAGGATGCACCGGGTCAGTAAAGGATATATGAATGCTGAAGCTACTGTAACTATTCGTCATTGGTATGAAAGTAAAGAATACGATTTCCTCAAATATATTCCTGTAGAAGAGAAGTCCATACGGGAGATTGCAGCCGGCGTGGTAGCCCAAATTAAAGAGCTGCCGCAGGATCAAACCAATTACGGCTTAATCCACGGTGACCTGTGGCTGGAAAATATCCTTGTAGACCGCGACTCTGCACTAACCATGATTGACTTTCAAGATTGTGAACAGCATTTCTATATATACGATTTAGTTGTGCCGATCTATTCTGCACTGGAGTACTCCTTCATGGGCGGCGGAAATCTGAGGGATTACGAGCGATCCATTACTAAGGCGCTGCTCGAAGGATATCAGGAGGAGTATAACCTCTCTTCTGAGATGCTTACGAAATTCCCGTTATTTCTGAAGCTTAAAGAATGTTTCGAATATAATCAGATGCATAGGTACTGGAACTTCAAAGAGCTAAGCGAGGCTGAGGTTCGAATCCTGAACTTATATAGAAACAAGATCGAAACCAGATGGGGCACAGGCGCTTTGGATGAACAGTGA
- a CDS encoding poly(ethylene terephthalate) hydrolase family protein, whose protein sequence is MYLGIIAKLIPRGFMVVTISAPHESVFTVFPDGGTIKQAAAIAELASNDYAGWSRLLESRAHLITAVLEYMDTLNRSDSELAGLFDIGKVAAMGHSLGGAAVLEVAKHDNRIKAVILLDPSFHLIRRDNSVSSVPVLLLRQETSRFIMVITMQLQFMTLPQKLQPHSWRPFLIGVLCLAM, encoded by the coding sequence ATGTATCTTGGGATCATTGCTAAGCTAATCCCCAGAGGATTTATGGTTGTTACTATCAGTGCTCCGCATGAGTCCGTGTTCACCGTATTTCCAGACGGCGGCACGATCAAGCAAGCGGCAGCAATAGCAGAATTAGCAAGCAATGACTATGCTGGCTGGTCCCGTCTCCTGGAAAGCCGCGCCCACTTAATAACCGCCGTTCTGGAATATATGGATACGCTTAACCGCTCCGACTCAGAGCTTGCAGGCCTGTTCGATATAGGTAAGGTTGCTGCAATGGGGCATTCACTTGGGGGTGCAGCTGTTCTCGAAGTCGCCAAGCACGATAATCGGATCAAGGCTGTGATCCTTCTTGATCCCAGTTTTCACCTGATACGCCGTGATAACAGTGTGTCATCGGTTCCGGTTTTACTGCTTCGGCAAGAGACATCCCGCTTCATTATGGTGATAACCATGCAGCTCCAATTCATGACGTTACCGCAGAAGCTGCAGCCGCATTCGTGGAGGCCGTTTTTAATAGGGGTGCTGTGCCTCGCAATGTAG
- the iolG gene encoding inositol 2-dehydrogenase produces the protein MVNPIVVGIIGAGRIGRLHADNLRAMPSFKLKSIAEAMMSDELLAWAESRGLGSVFAAGEDILNDSEIEAVFICTPTDTHASWIERAALAGKHIFCEKPISLSSEETLRALQIAEEAGVLLQVGFNRRMDPSFRKLKQLVESGELGSPHIVKITSRDPQPPGESYVRSSGGMFMDMTIHDFDMARYLMDGEVAEVYTRGANLIDPMFGRCGDVDTAVITLTFESGAICVIDNSRKAVYGYDQRVEVFGTLGSATADNCRPTTVEVSTATSVTRDQPEHFFLERYNRAFMDEIAAFARSVRLQEPLICSGRDGQAAQLIAEAARASYVSGLPVKLSAAGAGLSEMQAL, from the coding sequence ATGGTAAATCCGATTGTAGTTGGCATTATCGGCGCGGGAAGAATCGGGCGCCTGCACGCGGATAATCTGCGTGCGATGCCGTCGTTCAAGCTGAAGTCCATTGCAGAAGCAATGATGAGTGATGAATTGCTGGCCTGGGCGGAGAGCCGGGGGCTTGGCTCTGTTTTTGCAGCGGGTGAAGATATTCTGAATGACTCCGAGATTGAAGCGGTGTTCATCTGTACACCGACGGATACACACGCTTCGTGGATTGAGCGGGCTGCGCTTGCCGGGAAGCATATATTCTGTGAGAAGCCGATCAGTCTGTCATCGGAAGAGACCCTTCGGGCATTACAGATTGCAGAGGAAGCAGGCGTGCTGCTTCAGGTCGGCTTCAACCGCCGGATGGACCCCAGCTTCCGTAAGCTGAAGCAGCTGGTTGAGTCCGGGGAGCTGGGCAGCCCGCATATTGTGAAGATCACCTCGCGTGATCCGCAGCCTCCCGGTGAGTCTTATGTGCGCTCTTCGGGCGGCATGTTCATGGATATGACGATTCACGATTTCGATATGGCCCGCTACCTGATGGACGGGGAAGTGGCTGAGGTCTACACCCGGGGGGCGAACCTGATTGATCCAATGTTCGGCCGCTGCGGGGATGTGGACACAGCCGTCATCACACTGACCTTCGAGAGCGGAGCAATCTGCGTGATTGATAACAGCCGCAAGGCTGTCTACGGCTATGACCAGCGGGTGGAGGTATTCGGCACGCTCGGTTCGGCGACTGCCGACAATTGCCGTCCGACGACAGTGGAGGTGTCCACCGCTACTTCGGTTACCCGCGACCAGCCGGAGCATTTCTTCCTGGAGCGCTATAATCGGGCGTTCATGGATGAGATTGCCGCGTTTGCCCGTTCGGTACGGCTGCAGGAGCCGCTGATCTGCAGCGGCCGCGACGGTCAAGCAGCACAGCTGATAGCCGAAGCAGCCAGAGCATCCTATGTGAGCGGGCTTCCGGTCAAGCTGTCTGCTGCAGGAGCGGGACTATCGGAGATGCAAGCCTTGTAA
- a CDS encoding DinB family protein: MKTIKSMLDHLYWADGRILDALEASDTKNKELLKLVRHIAVAERVWLSRLQGQGSAQYSLWEEAEDLTAIRKIFEENAEQYRIYIEGLEESGLDKMIDYANQSGVPFRTSVRDILLQVLLHGQYHRGQINRALRMDSAEPAPVDYITFARL, encoded by the coding sequence ATGAAAACGATAAAGTCCATGCTGGATCACCTGTACTGGGCGGACGGCCGGATCTTGGACGCGCTGGAGGCGAGTGACACGAAGAATAAAGAGCTGCTGAAGCTGGTACGGCACATCGCAGTCGCAGAGCGGGTATGGCTGTCCCGGTTACAGGGTCAAGGCAGCGCACAATATTCATTGTGGGAGGAAGCTGAAGACCTGACGGCAATCCGGAAGATATTTGAAGAGAATGCTGAGCAATACCGCATCTATATCGAAGGGCTGGAGGAATCCGGGCTGGACAAGATGATTGATTATGCCAACCAGAGCGGAGTTCCGTTCCGAACATCCGTCCGGGATATCCTGTTACAGGTCCTTTTACATGGGCAATATCACCGGGGACAGATTAACCGGGCGCTTCGGATGGATTCGGCAGAGCCTGCTCCAGTCGATTACATCACGTTTGCAAGGCTCTAA